The proteins below are encoded in one region of Bacteroides uniformis:
- a CDS encoding MltF family protein codes for MNSLFSFARHKSSFINSPVPIILLLLCCIAGCRGGHPAEKEEADDLQQIKDSGELVVLTLYSSTSYFIYRGQDMGFQYELSEQFAKSLGVKLRIEVARNVHELIEKLQAGKGDLIAYNLPITKEWKDSLLYCGEEVITHQVIVQRNGGRTKPLKDVTELIGKDVYVKPGKYYERLVNLDEELGGGIHIHKVTNDSISAEDLITQVAQGKIPYTVADNDVAQLNTTYYPNLNIGLSISFDQRASWAVRKDCPQLAAAANKWHEENMTSPAYTASMKRYFEIGKAIPHSPILSLREGKISHYDDLFKKYAPEIDWDWRLLASLAYTESNFDSTAVSWAGARGLMQLMPATARAMGLPEGKEQNPEESIKAAVKYIGATAKSFSKIPQEERINFVLASYNSGIGHVLDAMALAEKYGKNKYVWRDNVENFILLKSNEEYFTDPVCKNGYFRGIETYNFVRDITSRFEQYKKKIKK; via the coding sequence ATGAACAGCCTGTTTTCTTTCGCCAGACATAAATCATCCTTTATCAATTCTCCCGTCCCCATTATCTTGCTGTTGTTGTGCTGCATCGCAGGATGCCGTGGAGGACATCCTGCCGAAAAAGAAGAAGCGGATGACCTGCAACAGATTAAGGACAGCGGAGAACTGGTCGTATTGACACTGTACAGCTCCACTTCCTACTTCATCTACCGTGGCCAGGACATGGGATTCCAGTATGAGCTGAGCGAACAGTTTGCCAAGAGCCTGGGAGTGAAGCTGAGAATAGAGGTAGCCCGGAATGTGCACGAACTCATAGAGAAGTTGCAGGCAGGCAAGGGAGACCTCATTGCCTACAACCTTCCCATCACCAAGGAATGGAAAGACAGCCTGCTTTATTGCGGCGAAGAGGTCATCACGCACCAAGTCATCGTGCAACGTAACGGCGGACGCACCAAACCACTGAAAGACGTAACGGAACTCATCGGGAAAGATGTATATGTAAAGCCGGGAAAATATTATGAACGGCTGGTCAATCTGGATGAAGAGCTCGGAGGAGGTATCCACATCCATAAAGTGACCAACGACAGTATCAGTGCAGAAGACCTCATCACCCAGGTGGCACAAGGGAAAATCCCCTATACCGTAGCAGACAATGATGTGGCACAGCTTAATACGACCTATTACCCCAACCTGAATATCGGACTCTCCATCAGCTTTGACCAGCGTGCATCGTGGGCAGTCCGGAAAGACTGTCCGCAACTGGCAGCCGCCGCCAACAAATGGCACGAGGAGAATATGACTTCACCTGCCTATACGGCAAGTATGAAACGATATTTTGAAATCGGCAAGGCCATTCCCCACTCTCCTATCCTCTCCCTGCGCGAAGGAAAAATTTCCCATTACGATGATTTGTTCAAGAAATATGCTCCCGAAATAGACTGGGACTGGCGTCTGCTGGCGTCTCTGGCGTATACAGAATCCAACTTCGACTCCACTGCCGTATCTTGGGCGGGTGCCAGGGGGCTGATGCAACTGATGCCTGCCACAGCCAGGGCTATGGGGCTACCCGAAGGAAAGGAACAGAACCCTGAAGAGAGCATAAAGGCTGCCGTGAAATACATAGGCGCCACAGCCAAAAGTTTTTCCAAGATACCCCAGGAAGAACGCATCAACTTTGTGCTGGCATCTTATAATTCCGGTATCGGCCATGTGCTGGATGCCATGGCACTGGCCGAAAAATACGGCAAAAACAAATATGTCTGGCGTGATAATGTAGAAAACTTCATTCTGCTAAAAAGCAATGAGGAATACTTCACCGACCCCGTCTGCAAAAACGGCTATTTCCGTGGCATCGAAACTTATAACTTCGTAAGGGATATTACGTCACGCTTCGAGCAATACAAGAAAAAGATAAAAAAATAG
- a CDS encoding DUF4421 domain-containing protein → MRENNKMQRGAFFCLWILFTFSLFAQNKENGSVACDSIVYKNTFGKALKKFLNFSDFDTTYISPNRYNYALMLDHFTNYEYYSVGNDDQRLRFSPNPHNKIGAYFGWRWIFLGWAVDTDWLYGKKSKKKRGTEFDLSLYSSKLGVDIFYRSTGNDYKIHKVSGFSDEIPSNYSEDFNGLKVKMKGLNLYYIFNNRRFSYPAAFSQSTNQRCNAGSFIAGFSVSTHNLNFDYTKLPEIIQETMNPGMKVKHIKYTNISLNAGYAYNWVFARNCLACLSFNPAVAYKTSRIEKTEEREADDWYKNFNIDFILRAGVVYNNSKYFVGTSFVGRTYDYYKNSFSLNNGFGTLQIYAGFNFYLKKEYRKNKK, encoded by the coding sequence ATGAGAGAGAACAACAAGATGCAAAGAGGGGCCTTTTTCTGCTTATGGATATTATTTACATTCTCATTGTTTGCGCAAAACAAGGAGAACGGTTCTGTCGCATGCGACAGCATCGTATATAAAAACACCTTCGGAAAAGCATTGAAGAAATTCCTCAACTTCAGCGACTTCGACACTACCTATATCAGTCCCAACCGATACAATTACGCCCTGATGCTCGACCATTTCACCAATTACGAGTATTACTCCGTGGGCAATGACGACCAGCGGCTCCGTTTCTCGCCCAACCCTCACAACAAGATAGGCGCTTACTTCGGATGGCGTTGGATATTCCTGGGATGGGCTGTCGATACGGACTGGCTCTACGGAAAGAAAAGCAAGAAAAAGCGCGGTACGGAGTTTGATCTCAGTCTTTACAGTTCCAAACTGGGAGTCGACATTTTCTATCGCAGCACCGGAAACGACTATAAGATACACAAGGTATCCGGCTTTTCCGACGAGATTCCCTCCAATTATTCCGAAGACTTCAACGGATTGAAAGTAAAGATGAAGGGATTAAATCTGTATTACATTTTCAACAATCGACGTTTCTCCTATCCAGCCGCCTTCAGCCAGTCCACCAACCAGCGCTGCAATGCAGGTTCTTTCATTGCCGGATTCTCCGTATCCACCCACAATCTGAACTTCGACTATACCAAGCTGCCCGAAATCATTCAGGAAACCATGAACCCGGGTATGAAGGTGAAACATATCAAATACACGAACATCAGCCTCAACGCCGGCTATGCCTACAATTGGGTGTTTGCCCGCAACTGCCTCGCATGCCTGTCGTTCAATCCGGCTGTCGCCTACAAGACATCACGCATAGAGAAGACAGAAGAGCGGGAAGCGGACGACTGGTACAAGAATTTCAATATCGACTTCATTCTGCGTGCAGGTGTGGTATACAACAACAGCAAATACTTCGTGGGTACCTCATTCGTAGGACGGACATACGACTACTACAAAAACAGTTTCTCCCTGAACAACGGGTTCGGTACCCTCCAAATATATGCCGGATTCAACTTTTATCTGAAAAAGGAGTACCGGAAGAACAAAAAGTAA
- the hisD gene encoding histidinol dehydrogenase, which produces MILISNPDKSQWQEILKRPVMNTENLFDTVRSVIDRVKEEGDRAVLDYEEKFDKVVLASLAVSEEEQQEAENLVSEDLKAAIRLAKQNIETFHAAQRFEGKKVQTQPGVTCWQKAVAIEKVGLYIPGGTAPLFSTVLMLAVPARIAGCKEIVLCTPPGRDGKVHPAVLFAAKVAGVNRIFKAGGIQAIAAMAYGTESVPKVYKIFGPGNQYVTAAKQLVSLRDVAIDMPAGPSEVEVLADETANPIFVAADLLSQAEHGVDSQAILITTSVELQQAVKVEVERQLALLPRKEIAEKSLANSKLIVVDSMAEAIELTNAYAPEHLIIETEDYLSVAERIVNAGSVFLGSLTPESAGDYASGTNHTLPTNGYAKAYSGVSLDSFIRKITFQEIKPEGLNIIGPAIELMAANEQLDAHKNAVSVRLGQLENEN; this is translated from the coding sequence ATGATATTGATTAGTAATCCCGATAAATCCCAGTGGCAAGAGATTCTGAAACGTCCGGTGATGAATACGGAGAATCTGTTTGATACGGTGCGGAGTGTTATTGACCGTGTGAAGGAGGAGGGAGACCGTGCTGTGCTGGATTATGAAGAAAAATTTGATAAAGTGGTGTTGGCCTCGCTGGCAGTGTCGGAAGAGGAACAGCAGGAAGCGGAAAACCTGGTGAGTGAAGACTTGAAAGCAGCTATTCGCCTGGCAAAGCAGAACATCGAGACTTTCCACGCCGCACAACGCTTTGAGGGCAAGAAAGTGCAGACTCAGCCGGGGGTGACCTGCTGGCAGAAAGCGGTTGCCATAGAAAAGGTGGGATTGTATATCCCCGGAGGAACGGCTCCGCTGTTTTCTACGGTACTGATGCTGGCCGTTCCCGCCAGGATTGCCGGATGCAAGGAGATTGTTCTCTGCACCCCTCCGGGACGTGACGGAAAGGTACATCCCGCTGTGTTGTTTGCCGCAAAAGTGGCAGGTGTCAACCGGATTTTCAAAGCTGGCGGCATACAAGCCATTGCCGCTATGGCATACGGAACGGAAAGTGTGCCTAAGGTTTACAAGATATTCGGTCCGGGAAATCAGTATGTCACGGCTGCCAAACAGCTTGTGAGCTTGCGTGATGTGGCGATAGATATGCCGGCAGGACCTTCGGAAGTAGAAGTTTTGGCTGACGAAACAGCTAATCCGATTTTTGTCGCCGCCGACTTGTTGAGCCAGGCAGAACACGGAGTGGACAGTCAGGCTATATTAATTACGACCTCTGTCGAATTGCAACAAGCTGTAAAGGTGGAAGTGGAACGCCAACTGGCCTTACTGCCACGTAAAGAGATTGCCGAAAAGTCTCTTGCCAATAGCAAACTGATTGTAGTGGACAGCATGGCAGAAGCCATTGAATTGACCAACGCGTATGCTCCCGAACATCTTATCATAGAAACCGAGGATTATCTTTCCGTGGCAGAACGTATCGTGAATGCCGGTTCCGTATTCCTGGGTTCTCTTACTCCGGAGAGTGCGGGAGATTATGCTTCGGGCACAAACCATACCCTGCCGACAAACGGCTATGCCAAAGCATACAGCGGTGTCAGCCTCGACAGCTTTATCCGCAAGATAACTTTTCAGGAGATAAAGCCGGAAGGATTAAATATCATCGGCCCTGCCATCGAGCTGATGGCTGCCAATGAACAGCTGGATGCGCATAAGAATGCCGTGAGTGTGAGACTGGGGCAGTTGGAGAATGAAAATTGA
- the hisC gene encoding histidinol-phosphate transaminase: MVKTLQELTRPNIWRLKPYSSARDEYNGAAASVFLDANENPYNMPHNRYPDPMQRELKTELSRIKKVSPDSIFLGNGSDEAIDLVFRAFCEPRVDNVVAIDPTYGMYQVCADVNDVEYRKVLLDEDFQFSADKLLAAADEHTKLIFICSPNNPTGNDLLRSEIETLIRQFDGLVILDEAYNDFSEAPSFLENLNRYPNLIVLQTFSKAWGCAAIRLGMAFASPEIIGILSKIKYPYNVNQLTQKQAVEMLHRYYEIERWVKTLKEERENLEAEFAALPCTVKMFPSHANFFLARVTDAVKIYNYLVGKGIIVRNRNSVSLCGNCLRVTVGTRGENEKLIEALKEYM, translated from the coding sequence ATGGTGAAAACATTACAAGAACTTACCCGTCCGAATATCTGGCGTCTGAAGCCTTATTCTTCAGCACGTGATGAATATAATGGTGCTGCGGCATCCGTTTTTCTCGATGCAAACGAGAATCCTTATAACATGCCCCACAACCGTTATCCCGACCCCATGCAGCGGGAGCTAAAGACAGAATTGTCTAGAATTAAAAAGGTGAGTCCCGATTCCATCTTCTTAGGGAATGGCAGTGACGAAGCTATCGATTTGGTGTTCCGTGCTTTTTGTGAACCCCGTGTGGACAATGTAGTGGCTATCGACCCTACCTACGGCATGTATCAAGTCTGTGCCGACGTTAATGATGTGGAGTACCGCAAGGTGCTGCTCGATGAGGATTTCCAGTTCTCTGCCGACAAGCTTTTGGCTGCTGCGGATGAGCATACCAAACTGATTTTTATCTGCTCTCCCAACAATCCTACCGGCAATGACCTGCTCCGTAGCGAGATTGAAACGCTGATTCGCCAGTTTGATGGGTTGGTGATACTGGATGAGGCATACAATGACTTCTCCGAAGCACCTTCCTTCCTCGAAAATTTGAATCGGTATCCGAATCTCATTGTACTGCAAACCTTCTCCAAAGCATGGGGATGTGCTGCCATCCGTCTGGGCATGGCATTTGCCTCACCGGAGATTATCGGCATCCTCAGTAAGATAAAATATCCCTATAACGTGAACCAGCTGACACAGAAGCAGGCAGTGGAAATGCTTCACCGCTATTATGAAATAGAACGTTGGGTGAAGACCTTGAAAGAAGAACGGGAGAATCTGGAAGCCGAGTTCGCCGCACTGCCATGTACGGTGAAGATGTTCCCTTCCCATGCCAATTTCTTCCTGGCCCGTGTGACGGATGCCGTGAAGATTTACAATTATCTGGTAGGCAAGGGTATCATTGTCCGCAACCGTAACTCCGTGTCACTCTGCGGAAATTGCCTGCGGGTGACGGTGGGAACGAGAGGAGAGAATGAAAAATTGATTGAAGCGCTGAAGGAATATATGTAG
- a CDS encoding protein-disulfide reductase DsbD family protein produces the protein MKKLLFPFVLLLFAVAVQAQIQDPVKFNSELKILAADEAEVVFTAAIDKGWHVYSTDLGDGGPISATFNVEKISGAEVVGKLKPVGKEISTFDKLFEMKVRYFENTAQFVQKLKLTGGAYQIEGYLEYGACNDENCLPPTQVPFKFSGKAEGAAKEAAAAAAETKAEEQPAKQETVSGTAPVAAIGGADGPTEIKVADKVDLWKPVISELNSLGETTSQEDMSWIYIFITGFAGGLLALFTPCVWPIIPMTVSFFLKRSKDKKKGIRDAWTYGASIVVIYVTLGLAITLIFGASALNALSTNAVFNILFCLMLVVFAASFFGAFEITLPSKWSTAVDSKAEATSGLLSIFLMAFTLSLVSFSCTGPIIGFLLVQVSTTGSVVAPAIGMLGFAIALALPFTLFALFPSWLKSMPKSGGWMNIIKVTLGFLELAFALKFLSVADLAYGWRILDRETFLALWIVLFALLGFYLLGKIKFPHDDDDSKVSVPRFFMALASLAFAVYMVPGLWGAPLKAVSAFAPPMQTQDFNLYNNEVHAKFDDYDLGMEYARQHGKPVMLDFTGYGCVNCRKMELAVWTNPKVSDIINNDYVLITLYVDNKTPLPSPVKIVENGTERTLRTVGDKWSYLQRVKFGANAQPFYVLIDNEGKPLNKSYSYDEDIPKYIEFLQTGLENYKKEK, from the coding sequence ATGAAGAAATTACTGTTCCCTTTCGTTCTGTTGCTCTTCGCTGTGGCGGTGCAGGCACAGATACAAGACCCCGTCAAGTTCAATTCCGAACTGAAGATTTTGGCTGCCGATGAAGCGGAGGTCGTTTTTACGGCTGCTATTGACAAGGGCTGGCATGTCTATTCCACCGACTTGGGCGATGGAGGGCCTATCTCGGCGACTTTCAATGTGGAGAAAATCTCCGGAGCGGAAGTGGTGGGCAAACTGAAGCCCGTAGGCAAGGAAATCTCTACTTTCGACAAGTTGTTCGAAATGAAGGTGCGCTATTTTGAGAATACGGCGCAATTTGTGCAGAAGCTGAAGTTGACGGGTGGCGCTTATCAGATAGAAGGCTATCTGGAATATGGCGCTTGCAACGATGAAAACTGCCTGCCGCCCACACAAGTTCCTTTCAAGTTCTCCGGCAAGGCAGAAGGGGCTGCCAAAGAAGCTGCCGCCGCTGCCGCTGAAACGAAAGCCGAAGAACAGCCCGCAAAGCAGGAGACTGTCTCCGGCACGGCTCCCGTGGCTGCCATCGGCGGTGCGGACGGGCCGACGGAAATCAAGGTGGCGGACAAGGTGGACCTATGGAAGCCGGTCATCAGTGAACTGAATTCTTTGGGCGAAACCACTTCGCAGGAAGACATGTCCTGGATTTATATTTTCATTACGGGATTTGCCGGCGGGCTGCTGGCGCTCTTCACCCCCTGTGTATGGCCCATCATCCCGATGACGGTCAGCTTCTTCTTGAAGCGTAGCAAGGATAAGAAGAAAGGCATCCGTGATGCATGGACGTATGGTGCTTCCATCGTAGTGATTTATGTGACGCTCGGACTGGCCATTACGCTGATTTTCGGAGCCAGCGCACTGAACGCACTCTCTACGAATGCAGTATTCAATATCCTTTTCTGCTTGATGTTGGTTGTGTTTGCGGCTTCCTTCTTCGGAGCGTTCGAAATAACGTTGCCCTCCAAATGGAGTACGGCCGTAGACAGTAAGGCTGAGGCCACAAGTGGTCTGCTCAGCATCTTCTTGATGGCGTTTACCTTGTCGCTGGTATCTTTCTCCTGCACGGGACCTATTATTGGATTCCTGCTGGTTCAGGTTTCCACGACGGGCAGCGTGGTAGCTCCCGCTATTGGCATGCTGGGCTTTGCCATTGCATTGGCATTGCCTTTCACGCTGTTTGCCTTATTCCCGTCCTGGTTGAAGTCCATGCCCAAATCCGGTGGATGGATGAATATCATCAAGGTGACGCTTGGCTTCCTGGAGCTGGCTTTTGCCCTGAAGTTCCTTTCGGTAGCCGATTTAGCTTACGGTTGGCGCATCCTCGACCGTGAAACGTTCCTTGCTTTGTGGATTGTACTTTTTGCACTGCTTGGTTTCTACTTGTTGGGCAAAATCAAGTTCCCGCACGATGATGACGATTCAAAGGTTAGTGTACCCCGTTTCTTTATGGCGTTGGCCTCACTGGCATTTGCGGTGTATATGGTTCCTGGTTTGTGGGGAGCTCCGTTGAAAGCTGTCAGTGCCTTTGCGCCGCCCATGCAGACGCAAGACTTCAATCTTTACAATAATGAAGTGCATGCCAAGTTCGATGATTACGACCTCGGTATGGAGTATGCCCGTCAGCATGGCAAGCCCGTGATGCTCGACTTCACCGGTTATGGTTGCGTGAACTGCCGTAAGATGGAGCTTGCCGTATGGACAAACCCGAAGGTGAGTGACATTATCAACAACGACTATGTGCTTATCACGCTCTACGTGGACAACAAGACCCCGCTTCCTTCTCCCGTGAAGATTGTGGAGAACGGCACGGAACGTACACTGCGTACCGTAGGCGACAAGTGGAGTTATCTGCAGCGTGTCAAGTTCGGTGCCAATGCGCAGCCCTTCTATGTGCTGATTGACAACGAAGGCAAGCCGCTCAACAAGTCCTACTCCTACGACGAGGATATTCCCAAATATATTGAGTTCCTGCAGACCGGACTGGAGAATTATAAGAAAGAGAAATAA
- the udk gene encoding uridine kinase has translation MLIIGIAGGTGSGKTTVVRKIIESLPAGEVVLLPQDSYYKDSSHVPVEERQNINFDHPDAFEWSLLSRHVAMLREGRSIEQPTYSYLTCTRQPETIHIEPREVIIIEGILALCDKKLRSMMDLKIFVDADPDERLIRVIQRDVVERGRTAEAVMERYTRILKPMHQQFIEPCKRYADLIVPEGGNNQVAIDILTMYIKKHLGS, from the coding sequence ATGTTAATAATAGGAATTGCAGGCGGAACCGGCTCGGGAAAGACCACCGTCGTACGTAAAATTATCGAAAGCCTACCGGCTGGTGAAGTGGTATTGTTGCCACAAGACTCTTACTACAAGGACAGCAGCCATGTGCCCGTGGAAGAACGGCAGAACATCAACTTCGACCACCCCGACGCTTTCGAGTGGAGCCTTCTTTCCAGGCATGTCGCCATGCTGCGCGAAGGAAGAAGCATAGAACAGCCCACCTACTCATACCTGACGTGTACCCGGCAGCCCGAAACCATCCATATCGAGCCCCGGGAAGTCATCATCATTGAAGGCATCCTTGCCTTGTGCGACAAGAAGCTGCGAAGCATGATGGACCTGAAGATATTTGTAGACGCCGACCCCGACGAACGCCTGATTCGTGTAATCCAGCGCGATGTAGTGGAACGCGGACGTACGGCCGAAGCCGTTATGGAACGCTATACACGCATACTGAAACCCATGCACCAGCAATTCATAGAGCCCTGCAAACGATATGCAGACCTCATTGTGCCGGAAGGCGGAAACAACCAGGTGGCCATTGATATATTGACCATGTACATCAAGAAGCACTTGGGGAGTTAA
- the hisG gene encoding ATP phosphoribosyltransferase has product MLRIAVQAKGRLYDETMSFLGESDIKLSAMKRSLLVQSSNFPLEVLFLRDDDIPQSVATGVADIGIVGENEFVEKNEDAEIIKRLGFSKCRLSLAMPKDIEYPGVKWFHGKKIATSYPGILSSFLKENGVNAEIHVITGSVEVAPGIGLADAIFDIVSSGSTLVSNRLKEVEVVMKSEALLIGNRNLSEEKQGILRELLFRMDAVKTAEDKKYVLMNAPKEKLDEIVSVLPGMKSPTVMPLAQEGWCSVHTVLDEKCFWEIIGKLKALGAEGILVLPIEKMII; this is encoded by the coding sequence ATGTTAAGAATTGCAGTACAAGCTAAGGGTCGTCTGTATGACGAGACCATGTCGTTTTTGGGAGAATCGGATATAAAGTTGAGTGCCATGAAGCGCTCGTTGTTGGTGCAGTCGTCAAACTTTCCTCTTGAAGTGTTGTTTCTGAGGGATGACGACATTCCGCAGTCTGTGGCTACCGGAGTGGCTGATATAGGAATTGTGGGTGAGAATGAATTTGTTGAGAAGAATGAGGATGCAGAGATAATCAAGCGTCTGGGATTCAGCAAATGCCGTCTGTCTCTTGCCATGCCGAAGGATATTGAGTATCCGGGGGTGAAGTGGTTTCACGGAAAGAAGATTGCGACATCTTATCCGGGTATCCTTTCCAGCTTTTTGAAAGAGAATGGGGTGAATGCGGAGATACACGTCATTACGGGGTCGGTAGAAGTGGCGCCGGGCATCGGTCTGGCAGATGCCATTTTCGATATTGTAAGTTCCGGTTCTACGCTGGTGAGCAACCGCCTGAAGGAAGTGGAGGTTGTGATGAAGTCCGAAGCCCTGCTGATTGGTAACAGGAACCTGAGCGAGGAAAAGCAAGGGATATTGAGGGAGCTGTTGTTCCGTATGGATGCTGTGAAGACAGCCGAAGATAAGAAGTATGTGCTGATGAATGCCCCGAAAGAGAAACTGGATGAGATTGTCTCTGTACTTCCGGGCATGAAGAGCCCCACGGTGATGCCTTTGGCACAAGAAGGCTGGTGCTCAGTACATACCGTACTCGACGAGAAGTGTTTCTGGGAGATTATCGGAAAGTTGAAGGCATTGGGGGCGGAAGGCATTCTGGTGCTGCCGATTGAGAAAATGATAATTTAA
- a CDS encoding DUF2490 domain-containing protein gives MVSNISSCTKVLVLPIVLWVVSSFSLRAQEKDFATWANAGFEYKLKPAFTVSGGLEWRTKDDLGKTDRWGLKVGGSYKLLPFLKLGAGYETHYRNRGADGWKFRHRYRLEGTLSARVQRVKLSLRERFQHTFDGHRDEFRLRSRAKFAYDIPKCKLEPYASAEMYNGLNKTEHFGVKRMRYRGGITLPLSERWEADIFYCRQWEKDKRKDIVGVECVYSF, from the coding sequence ATGGTAAGTAATATATCTTCATGCACGAAAGTACTTGTTTTGCCGATAGTTCTATGGGTTGTTTCGTCTTTTTCCCTGCGGGCGCAGGAGAAGGATTTTGCCACTTGGGCGAATGCCGGTTTCGAATATAAGTTGAAGCCGGCATTTACTGTTTCCGGTGGGCTGGAGTGGCGTACAAAGGATGATTTGGGAAAGACAGACCGGTGGGGGCTGAAGGTGGGGGGAAGCTATAAGCTGTTGCCTTTCCTGAAGCTTGGAGCTGGGTATGAGACGCATTACCGCAATCGGGGGGCAGATGGCTGGAAGTTCCGGCACCGCTACCGTTTGGAAGGCACTCTGTCTGCCCGTGTGCAAAGGGTGAAACTGTCCTTGCGTGAGCGCTTTCAGCATACGTTCGATGGGCATAGAGATGAGTTCCGCTTGCGCTCGCGTGCGAAGTTTGCCTATGACATTCCGAAGTGCAAGCTGGAACCGTATGCTTCGGCCGAGATGTATAATGGTTTGAATAAGACAGAGCACTTCGGAGTAAAGCGGATGCGCTATCGTGGGGGTATTACGTTGCCCTTGTCCGAGCGCTGGGAGGCAGACATCTTCTATTGCAGGCAATGGGAGAAGGATAAGCGGAAGGATATAGTAGGGGTGGAGTGTGTTTATAGCTTTTGA
- a CDS encoding CatA-like O-acetyltransferase — protein sequence MKHIIDIDAWERRDNYGFFRSFVNSWYSVTTEIDCTEASAAARAAKRSFFLYYLYAVVRSANEVDELRYRTDKEGRVVFHDRVDIISPIAVPGKTFYTVRIPYYEDFERFYAEAYALITNMPEDGDPYGAEKILAEQGDYDVVHLSAVPKMYFTSITYTLAEAGNGCSYPLMTAGKAVSREGRLVFPLSIYVNHAFVDGSHLTSFFGKVEEYLKEISHK from the coding sequence ATGAAACACATTATAGATATTGATGCCTGGGAACGCCGGGACAACTACGGTTTTTTCCGCAGTTTTGTCAACTCCTGGTATTCCGTTACCACAGAGATTGACTGCACGGAAGCCAGTGCCGCCGCCCGGGCCGCGAAGCGCTCCTTTTTCCTTTATTATCTGTATGCTGTGGTGCGTTCGGCCAATGAAGTCGATGAACTCCGTTACCGTACCGACAAGGAAGGCCGGGTTGTTTTTCACGACCGGGTGGACATCATTTCTCCGATAGCCGTTCCTGGGAAAACATTCTATACCGTGCGCATTCCCTATTACGAAGACTTTGAACGTTTCTATGCCGAAGCCTACGCCTTGATAACAAACATGCCCGAGGACGGTGACCCTTATGGAGCCGAAAAGATTCTTGCCGAGCAAGGCGATTACGATGTGGTCCATCTGAGTGCGGTTCCCAAAATGTATTTCACCTCGATAACCTATACACTTGCCGAAGCAGGCAACGGTTGCAGTTATCCGTTGATGACTGCCGGCAAGGCCGTATCTCGTGAAGGCCGTCTGGTATTTCCTCTTTCCATTTATGTGAACCATGCTTTTGTCGACGGTTCTCATTTGACCTCCTTCTTCGGAAAGGTGGAGGAGTATTTGAAAGAGATTTCACATAAATGA
- a CDS encoding Dabb family protein, whose product MVKHIVLFKLKDEAPADEKLAAMNSFKAAIEALPAKISVIRKIEVGLNINPAEAWSIALYSEFDTLDDVKYYATHPDHVAAGKLIAAVKESRACVDYEIIEN is encoded by the coding sequence ATGGTAAAGCACATTGTATTATTTAAGTTAAAAGATGAGGCACCGGCTGACGAAAAGTTGGCTGCGATGAACAGTTTCAAGGCAGCTATCGAAGCGCTTCCGGCTAAAATATCCGTTATCCGCAAGATTGAAGTCGGATTGAACATCAATCCTGCCGAGGCTTGGAGCATCGCTCTTTACAGTGAGTTCGATACGTTGGATGACGTGAAATACTATGCTACCCATCCCGACCATGTAGCTGCCGGCAAGCTTATCGCTGCTGTGAAAGAGAGCCGTGCCTGCGTGGACTACGAGATAATTGAAAATTAA
- a CDS encoding PaaI family thioesterase — MKKIINPWKDMEGYNCFGCSPDNEAGVRMEFYEDGDEVVSIWKPRPEYQGWLNTLHGGIQSVLLDEICGWVVFRKLQTGGVTSKMETRFRKSISTNDTHVVLRASLREQKRNIAIIEARLYNSMGELCTEATCTYFTFPKEKAEAEMHFHSCEVEQEEILPLI, encoded by the coding sequence ATGAAGAAGATTATCAATCCGTGGAAAGATATGGAGGGCTACAACTGTTTCGGTTGCTCTCCTGACAATGAAGCCGGTGTGAGAATGGAGTTTTATGAGGACGGTGACGAGGTGGTGAGCATCTGGAAGCCGCGTCCGGAGTATCAAGGGTGGCTGAATACGTTGCATGGAGGCATCCAGTCCGTATTGCTGGATGAAATCTGCGGCTGGGTCGTGTTCCGCAAGCTGCAGACCGGCGGGGTGACATCGAAAATGGAAACCCGCTTCCGCAAATCCATATCGACCAACGACACGCATGTGGTGCTGCGGGCTTCGCTTCGCGAGCAGAAGCGGAATATTGCTATCATAGAAGCACGCCTGTATAATAGCATGGGCGAACTTTGCACAGAAGCCACTTGCACCTACTTTACCTTTCCGAAGGAGAAGGCGGAAGCGGAAATGCATTTCCATAGCTGCGAAGTAGAGCAGGAGGAAATATTGCCGTTGATTTAA